In Rhodococcus pseudokoreensis, the DNA window CCTCCTCGACGATCTCGAGGATCCGGCGGGACCGCACCATGTCGGTGAGGTTGCCGCCCCAAGTCGAGTTGATCCGCGAACTGACGGCGAACACGTTGTCGGGGATGTCGTCCACCCTGCCGCCTGCCATGATTCCGCAGACCTGGGTCTTCTTGCCGAACGCGACGACGTCGGGGTGCACCCCCAGTTGCTGGTACGCCCAGGCGGTGCCGGTGAGACCGCAGCCGGTCTGCACCTCGTCGAACACGAAGAGGGCGTCGTTCTCGCGGCAGAGCGCCTCCATCGCCTGGAAGAATTCCGGGCGGAAGTGGTGGTCTCCACCCTCACCTTGGATCGGCTCGGCGATGAAACAGGCCACGTCCGAAGGGTTCTCGGCGAACGCCTGCCGCGCCTGGTCCAGTGCGTGCCGCTCGGCTTCCTCGACGTCCCGCCCGTCCGTGAGGTACGGGGAGTCGATGCGCGGCCAGTCGAACTTGGGGTACCGCGCCACCTTGCCGGGCTCGGTGTTGGTGAGCGACATGGTGTATCCGCTGCGCCCGTGGAAGGCCTCGGTCAGATGGAGCACCTTCGTGCCGAGTGCCGGATCGAGGCCCCTGCTCTCGTTGAGCCTGCTCTTCCAGTCGAACGCCACCTTCAGCGCGTTCTCGACGGCGAGCGCGCCACCGTCGATGAAGAAGAGATGCGGTAGCGCGGGATCACCCAGTACCCGGGCGAACGTCTCGACGAACCGTGCCATCGGAACGGTGTAGATGTCGGAGTTGCTCGGTTTGTTCACCGCCGCGGCCGCCAGTTCCCGGCGAAACGCGTCGTCGTCGGCCAGCGCGGGGTGGTTCATCCCGAGGGCCGACGACGCGAAGAATCCGAACATGTCCAGATAGCTGGTGCCGTCCCGCAGATCGACGAGATGGGTGCCGCGTGAGCGGTCCAGGTCGAGTACCAGGTCGAACCCGTCGACCAGAATGCGCTCGCGCAGCACGTCGTGCACCTGGCTCGCCGGCAGCTCGCCCCCATTTCCGGTAAAACGAATCGCTGTGCTCATACCGAGAGATTACGTCAAAATTCCTGTCTGTCGGCGACGATTCGGCAACATATCCGGCACAGAGCTCACTTGTCGTAAAATGTTTGCAAGATGATCGTGCTGCGCGTATGGACGTTGGCGGTGGCGCGGATCTCCTGCAGAAGGTGTTCCAACTCCCGCGGCGAGGCGACGCGCACCAGCAGCACGTAGCTCTCCTCCCCCGCGACCGAGTGGCACGCCTCGATCGCGGGGAGAGTCCGCAACCGGGCGGGCGCGT includes these proteins:
- the lat gene encoding L-lysine 6-transaminase → MSTAIRFTGNGGELPASQVHDVLRERILVDGFDLVLDLDRSRGTHLVDLRDGTSYLDMFGFFASSALGMNHPALADDDAFRRELAAAAVNKPSNSDIYTVPMARFVETFARVLGDPALPHLFFIDGGALAVENALKVAFDWKSRLNESRGLDPALGTKVLHLTEAFHGRSGYTMSLTNTEPGKVARYPKFDWPRIDSPYLTDGRDVEEAERHALDQARQAFAENPSDVACFIAEPIQGEGGDHHFRPEFFQAMEALCRENDALFVFDEVQTGCGLTGTAWAYQQLGVHPDVVAFGKKTQVCGIMAGGRVDDIPDNVFAVSSRINSTWGGNLTDMVRSRRILEIVEEDRLVDRARMTGAHLLERLRELARANADVTEPRGRGLMCAITLPTPQRRDRVVADLRDRERVLILPTGKRGIRFRPPLTVTTAELDAAVDALARVLGGTVDA